One region of Verrucomicrobiaceae bacterium genomic DNA includes:
- a CDS encoding DUF1501 domain-containing protein, producing the protein MRRETDGPIAALLDDLKISGMLDSTLVVWGGEFGRSPVAENGQGPRSPSEGAFTMWMAGGGIIRWPI; encoded by the coding sequence CTGCGCCGAGAGACGGATGGCCCCATCGCCGCGCTGCTCGATGATCTGAAAATCAGCGGCATGCTGGACAGCACGCTCGTGGTCTGGGGTGGTGAGTTCGGTCGCTCGCCCGTGGCGGAGAATGGTCAAGGGCCGCGATCACCATCCGAAGGGGCTTTCACCATGTGGATGGCCGGTGGCGGCATCATAAGGTGGCCAATATAG
- a CDS encoding DUF1501 domain-containing protein, translating into MPAGADLSSEPESVRRVPGLDHQTTSRFGKDCLLARRLVERGVPSSRSVSVAMRAEGLGCP; encoded by the coding sequence GTGCCAGCAGGTGCCGACCTCTCTAGTGAGCCAGAAAGCGTGCGCAGGGTGCCTGGCCTCGATCACCAGACCACCTCACGCTTTGGGAAGGATTGCCTACTCGCACGGCGGCTGGTGGAGCGCGGTGTGCCTTCGTCCAGGTCTGTATCGGTGGCAATGAGGGCCGAAGGCCTGGGATGCCCATGA
- a CDS encoding DUF1501 domain-containing protein, giving the protein MNTGFILPGRPCMGSWVTYGLGSESENLPAFVVLLDHRKLPR; this is encoded by the coding sequence ATGAATACCGGCTTCATCCTACCTGGCAGGCCGTGCATGGGCTCCTGGGTGACGTATGGCCTGGGCAGTGAAAGTGAGAATCTGCCTGCCTTTGTCGTGCTCCTGGATCATCGAAAGTTGCCACGGTGA
- a CDS encoding MoaD/ThiS family protein has product MTDMTVRVLFFSVLKDITNVAEMPLECPQGMRMADLLESLYQRWPRLREWDGSLLLALDQTYVKRDAVLHDGAEVAIMPPVQERVRGPSGAAPFCAQVLVPASSAA; this is encoded by the coding sequence GTGACCGACATGACTGTGCGAGTGCTGTTTTTTTCTGTCCTCAAGGACATCACAAATGTGGCTGAGATGCCGCTGGAGTGCCCCCAGGGCATGCGGATGGCCGATTTGCTGGAAAGCCTCTATCAGCGCTGGCCGCGACTGCGTGAGTGGGATGGCAGCCTGCTCCTCGCTCTCGATCAAACGTATGTGAAGCGTGATGCCGTACTGCATGACGGCGCGGAGGTGGCGATCATGCCGCCCGTACAGGAGCGGGTGAGAGGTCCATCAGGCGCGGCCCCTTTTTGCGCACAGGTTCTGGTGCCAGCGTCATCTGCGGCGTGA
- the pdxH gene encoding pyridoxamine 5'-phosphate oxidase — MTNSTSKTLRVSYDLDTLTEQNTPADPVELFQLWFHDALAHQLPEPNAMQLATATADGMPNVRTVLLKGIDARGFQFFTNYESAKGRELAANPRAAACFLWNERHRQAIVRGTVSKLPHEEAQAYFATRPQGHQIGAWASAQSQIIPDRQWLESRAAEFTAKFGQEVPCPPFWGGYTLLPSEIEFWQGRTSRLHDRLLHP, encoded by the coding sequence TTGACAAACTCAACCTCCAAGACCCTCCGCGTCAGTTACGATCTGGATACCCTGACGGAACAGAACACGCCTGCTGATCCCGTGGAGCTTTTTCAGCTCTGGTTTCATGATGCGCTAGCCCACCAGCTCCCAGAGCCGAATGCCATGCAGCTCGCTACCGCCACAGCGGATGGCATGCCGAATGTGCGCACCGTTTTGCTCAAAGGCATCGACGCACGAGGCTTTCAGTTTTTCACCAACTACGAAAGTGCCAAAGGCCGCGAGCTGGCCGCCAATCCCCGCGCTGCTGCCTGCTTCCTATGGAATGAGCGGCACCGCCAGGCCATCGTGCGCGGCACTGTGAGCAAGCTGCCGCATGAGGAGGCGCAGGCCTACTTCGCCACGCGACCGCAGGGGCACCAGATCGGTGCCTGGGCCTCCGCGCAGAGCCAGATCATCCCTGACCGCCAGTGGCTGGAGAGCCGCGCTGCGGAGTTCACAGCCAAATTCGGCCAAGAGGTGCCCTGCCCGCCTTTTTGGGGCGGATACACGCTGCTGCCGAGTGAGATCGAGTTCTGGCAAGGCCGCACGAGCCGCCTGCACGATCGCCTTCTACATCCGTGA
- the alr gene encoding alanine racemase — MLSSELSMDAIRPTHVEIDLSMLAQNFAAIQAHVGKAEVMPVVKANAYGHGIVECAPHLVKQGATCCGVALLEEAVMLRQAGITVPILVFGGVATRQIPQFITHGLMMTASSIDKLRQIDEAAAAAKSRARVHLKIDTGMERIGVHWYSAEKLLEASLSLKNVDVAGIYSHFATSDAEELFRAEEQLARFHEVLDFYPKHSLPTPQRHIANSGGI, encoded by the coding sequence GTGCTCAGTTCTGAGCTCTCCATGGATGCCATCCGCCCTACCCACGTCGAAATCGATCTCAGCATGCTCGCGCAAAACTTTGCGGCGATACAGGCGCATGTGGGCAAGGCGGAGGTGATGCCGGTGGTGAAGGCCAATGCGTATGGGCATGGCATCGTGGAGTGTGCGCCGCATCTGGTGAAGCAGGGTGCCACATGCTGCGGCGTGGCGCTGCTGGAGGAGGCGGTGATGCTGCGGCAGGCAGGCATCACGGTGCCGATCCTGGTCTTTGGCGGTGTGGCGACGCGGCAGATCCCGCAATTCATCACGCATGGTCTGATGATGACGGCCTCCTCCATCGATAAGCTGCGCCAGATCGATGAGGCTGCGGCAGCGGCGAAGTCGCGGGCACGCGTGCATTTGAAAATCGACACCGGGATGGAGCGGATCGGCGTGCATTGGTACAGTGCCGAAAAGCTGCTGGAGGCCTCTCTGAGCCTGAAAAACGTCGATGTGGCCGGTATTTACTCCCATTTCGCGACTTCGGACGCGGAGGAGCTTTTTCGCGCAGAGGAGCAGTTGGCGCGATTTCACGAGGTACTCGATTTTTACCCCAAACACAGCCTACCGACGCCGCAGCGGCATATCGCGAATTCGGGCGGCATTTGA
- the alr gene encoding alanine racemase translates to MPQSHLDLVRPGIMLYGVYPSRATRQSVQVQPVLSWRSQVVFFKVVLPGHPVSYGGTWKSDHPVRVVTVPVGYGDGYFRALSNRGQVVIRGERHPIAGRVCMDQFMVNLEWGTAYNGDAVTLIGDGISAQDVADWAGTIPYEVLTNVHARVPRVYVGG, encoded by the coding sequence TTGCCGCAGAGTCACCTGGATCTGGTGAGGCCTGGAATCATGCTCTACGGCGTGTATCCATCGCGTGCGACACGGCAGTCGGTGCAGGTGCAACCGGTGCTGAGTTGGCGCTCGCAGGTGGTTTTTTTCAAAGTGGTGCTGCCAGGGCATCCCGTGAGCTATGGAGGCACCTGGAAGAGCGATCACCCCGTGCGGGTAGTGACGGTGCCGGTGGGCTACGGGGATGGCTACTTCCGTGCGCTATCGAATCGCGGCCAGGTGGTCATCCGTGGTGAGCGGCACCCGATCGCGGGCCGTGTGTGCATGGACCAGTTCATGGTGAACCTGGAATGGGGCACGGCCTACAATGGCGATGCGGTGACTCTGATCGGTGATGGCATCAGCGCCCAAGATGTGGCGGACTGGGCCGGTACGATCCCCTACGAGGTGCTGACGAATGTGCATGCACGCGTGCCGAGGGTGTATGTGGGGGGGTGA
- a CDS encoding SprT-like domain-containing protein: MLGLSQLFFDFTAAPQWSPLRSLRENAPPPEPPAETNDEPTRDEALEASARGWLEKLELPGMMRLLRIEWNPRLRSTAGYAHYGQCRIELNPRLREFDGQVERTLKHELAHLIAHHRCGRRRIEPHGAEWRAACADLGIPGERARHSLPFPRNEVERKHLYVCPGCQYTVRKVRKFRGPRACSACCKAHAGGKFDARFKLRYLQPEN; encoded by the coding sequence ATGCTCGGCCTCTCCCAGCTCTTTTTTGACTTCACCGCCGCGCCGCAGTGGTCCCCGCTGCGCTCCCTGCGTGAAAACGCACCCCCGCCCGAGCCACCGGCCGAAACCAACGACGAACCCACCCGCGATGAGGCCCTGGAGGCCAGCGCCCGTGGTTGGTTGGAAAAACTCGAGCTCCCAGGCATGATGCGGCTCCTGCGCATCGAGTGGAATCCGCGCCTACGCAGCACCGCAGGCTACGCCCATTACGGCCAGTGCCGCATCGAGCTCAATCCACGCCTGCGAGAGTTCGATGGCCAGGTCGAGCGCACCCTGAAGCACGAGCTCGCCCATCTCATCGCCCATCACCGCTGTGGACGCCGCCGCATCGAGCCCCATGGAGCCGAGTGGCGTGCCGCCTGCGCAGACCTGGGCATCCCCGGCGAGCGAGCCCGCCACAGCCTGCCCTTCCCCCGCAACGAAGTCGAGCGCAAGCACCTCTACGTCTGCCCCGGTTGCCAATACACCGTGCGCAAAGTGCGGAAATTCCGTGGCCCCCGCGCCTGCAGCGCCTGCTGCAAAGCCCACGCCGGCGGCAAATTCGACGCACGCTTCAAACTCCGCTACCTCCAGCCCGAAAACTGA
- a CDS encoding serine acetyltransferase has translation MECRQTEIVTSLMASYCEVGGINHLDCGDLPSKHAIATLCEDLLHLLFPGFFSEEAVSSKELGLVTSELVASIRERLNAEVSRSMRLNGGDEYKNIDTTALVCRFMLSLPDVRALLSTDVEAAFAGDPAARGFEEIILAYPGLEAIAIQRTAHVLYKENVPLIPRMMTEWAHGRTGIDIHPGAEIGTHFFIDHGTGVVIGETAQLGNHVKLYQGVGLVARSLAAGQALRGKKRHPTLEDHVTVYANATIVGGDTVIGARSTIGANVFILESVPPDMLYALGQQEHQVKPKKKH, from the coding sequence ATGGAATGCCGCCAAACAGAAATCGTCACCAGCCTCATGGCCTCGTACTGCGAGGTAGGCGGCATCAATCACCTCGATTGCGGCGATTTGCCCTCCAAGCACGCCATCGCCACGCTGTGTGAGGACTTGCTCCACCTGCTCTTCCCCGGCTTTTTCTCCGAAGAAGCCGTCTCCTCCAAGGAGCTCGGCCTCGTCACCAGCGAGCTCGTCGCCAGCATCCGCGAGCGGCTGAATGCAGAAGTCAGCCGCAGCATGCGGCTCAATGGCGGAGATGAATACAAAAACATCGACACCACCGCACTCGTCTGCCGCTTCATGCTCAGTCTGCCAGATGTCCGCGCCTTGCTCTCCACCGATGTCGAGGCCGCCTTTGCCGGAGATCCAGCCGCACGCGGCTTTGAGGAGATCATCCTGGCCTATCCCGGCCTGGAGGCCATCGCCATCCAGCGCACCGCGCATGTCTTGTACAAAGAAAACGTGCCGCTCATCCCCCGCATGATGACCGAGTGGGCCCATGGCCGCACTGGCATCGACATCCATCCCGGCGCAGAGATCGGCACCCACTTCTTCATCGACCACGGCACCGGCGTCGTCATCGGTGAGACCGCCCAGCTCGGCAATCATGTGAAACTCTACCAGGGCGTGGGCCTCGTCGCACGCTCACTCGCGGCCGGGCAGGCCCTACGCGGGAAAAAGCGCCACCCCACGCTCGAAGACCACGTCACCGTCTATGCCAATGCCACCATCGTCGGTGGCGACACCGTCATCGGAGCCCGCAGCACCATCGGCGCGAATGTCTTCATCCTCGAAAGCGTCCCGCCCGACATGCTCTACGCACTCGGTCAGCAGGAGCACCAGGTGAAGCCCAAAAAGAAGCACTGA
- a CDS encoding DUF1802 family protein → MPTLPAPIGFKEWSFVCDALAQGRLSIILRKGGIHEGRSGFEWKHRQFLLFPTWFHNQAEKLSWTPENTQRDFPPEEQRQTVDIDGCATLEQVWKVTDWEKVAALAPLHIWNEDVVKERFVYDEESCLHVALVRAYRLPQRWHFPYAKSYGGCRSWITLPEEGLPLAEKAVPALSDAAFAETAAKLRAILG, encoded by the coding sequence ATGCCCACACTCCCTGCCCCGATTGGTTTTAAAGAATGGTCCTTTGTCTGCGATGCGCTGGCACAGGGACGGCTGAGCATCATTTTGCGCAAAGGCGGCATTCATGAGGGGCGCAGCGGCTTTGAGTGGAAGCACCGGCAGTTTTTGCTGTTTCCGACGTGGTTTCACAATCAGGCGGAGAAGCTGAGTTGGACGCCGGAGAATACGCAGCGTGATTTCCCGCCGGAGGAGCAGCGGCAGACGGTGGACATCGATGGCTGTGCGACGCTGGAGCAGGTGTGGAAGGTGACGGATTGGGAAAAAGTGGCCGCACTAGCCCCCCTGCACATCTGGAATGAGGACGTGGTGAAGGAACGCTTCGTCTATGATGAGGAAAGTTGCCTGCATGTGGCCCTGGTGCGTGCCTACCGGCTGCCGCAGCGCTGGCACTTCCCGTATGCCAAGAGCTACGGCGGCTGCCGCTCCTGGATCACACTGCCGGAGGAGGGGCTGCCACTGGCTGAGAAGGCAGTGCCTGCACTCAGTGATGCGGCCTTTGCTGAAACAGCAGCAAAACTGCGAGCGATTTTGGGCTGA
- the pgsA gene encoding CDP-diacylglycerol--glycerol-3-phosphate 3-phosphatidyltransferase → MNLPNKLTVARLILTAVFVVCFCVPFPEHISIAALIFGVASITDYFDGKIARQRGIVTNFGKLFDPLADKVLIAAAFILLVEKAELPAWIAIVVLAREFCVTGIRLVAAGQGAILAAERLGKHKMLWQIITVSWFLVKRASKETIFGFAQPLYVHAPAWVPSFLIYFTTLLTLVSGFSYFWKNRTLFNDA, encoded by the coding sequence ATGAATCTCCCGAACAAGCTCACCGTCGCCCGCCTGATCCTCACGGCGGTTTTTGTCGTGTGCTTTTGTGTGCCGTTCCCAGAGCATATCAGCATCGCGGCGCTCATCTTCGGTGTGGCTTCGATCACGGATTATTTTGATGGCAAGATCGCCCGGCAACGCGGGATCGTGACGAACTTCGGCAAGCTCTTCGATCCGCTAGCGGATAAGGTGCTGATCGCGGCGGCTTTCATCCTGCTGGTGGAAAAGGCCGAGCTGCCCGCGTGGATCGCCATCGTGGTGCTGGCGCGTGAGTTTTGTGTGACGGGCATCCGGCTCGTCGCGGCGGGTCAGGGGGCGATTTTGGCCGCAGAGCGGCTGGGGAAGCATAAAATGCTGTGGCAGATCATCACGGTGAGCTGGTTCCTGGTGAAGCGTGCATCGAAGGAGACGATTTTCGGCTTTGCGCAGCCGCTGTATGTGCATGCGCCGGCCTGGGTGCCGAGCTTCCTGATTTATTTCACCACGCTGCTGACGCTGGTGTCTGGCTTCAGCTACTTTTGGAAAAACCGCACGCTTTTTAACGACGCATGA
- a CDS encoding RidA family protein, with translation MNAESQISTLGLTLPPAPPRGGVYKPVVIVGQVAYVSGHGPYRGPDDYICGRVGADMSLEEGKAAARQVGLAMLATLKQELGSLDRVKRVVKLLGMVNSTPDFGDHPKVINGCSELFGQVWGEENGIGARSAVGMGSLPGNIAVEIEGIFEVE, from the coding sequence ATGAATGCTGAATCGCAAATCTCCACCCTCGGTCTGACTCTGCCACCTGCACCACCGCGCGGGGGTGTGTATAAGCCTGTCGTGATCGTGGGCCAAGTGGCCTACGTCTCAGGTCATGGACCGTATCGTGGCCCGGATGACTACATCTGTGGCCGCGTGGGTGCTGATATGAGCCTGGAGGAGGGCAAAGCCGCCGCACGGCAAGTGGGCCTCGCGATGCTGGCGACGCTGAAGCAGGAACTAGGCAGCCTAGATCGCGTGAAGCGTGTGGTGAAGCTGCTGGGCATGGTCAATAGCACGCCGGACTTCGGCGATCACCCGAAGGTGATCAATGGATGCAGCGAGCTCTTTGGCCAAGTGTGGGGTGAGGAAAATGGCATCGGTGCCCGCAGCGCGGTGGGCATGGGCTCGCTGCCGGGGAATATTGCGGTGGAGATCGAGGGGATTTTTGAGGTGGAGTAG
- a CDS encoding acetyl-CoA carboxylase carboxyltransferase subunit beta, whose protein sequence is MPEGLWTKCPSCNESLFEDALTKNLRVCTHCSYHFTISSGERIVSLVDEGSFQEMDAKLDSVNALGFKGYLDKVKAYQKKTGLGEAVVTGRGKIEDIAVLLAIMDFRFLGASMGSVVGEKITRAIEAATAEKKPVIVFSASGGARMHEGILSLMQMAKTSGALARHAEARLPFISVLTHPTTGGVTASYATLGDLIIAEPKCMIGFAGPRVVKETTHADLPLASRRAEFMLQHGLVDMIVDRKDMRSTLARSCAT, encoded by the coding sequence ATGCCAGAAGGGCTTTGGACCAAGTGCCCCTCCTGCAACGAAAGCCTCTTTGAGGACGCCCTCACCAAGAACCTCCGCGTCTGCACGCATTGCAGCTACCACTTCACCATCAGCAGCGGTGAGCGCATCGTCAGCCTCGTCGATGAAGGCAGTTTTCAGGAAATGGACGCCAAGCTCGACTCGGTGAACGCCCTCGGCTTCAAAGGCTACCTCGACAAAGTGAAGGCCTACCAGAAGAAAACCGGCCTCGGCGAGGCGGTCGTCACCGGACGCGGCAAGATCGAAGACATCGCTGTGCTACTGGCCATCATGGACTTCCGCTTCCTCGGAGCCAGCATGGGCAGCGTCGTGGGGGAGAAAATCACCCGCGCCATCGAGGCCGCCACGGCGGAGAAAAAGCCCGTCATCGTCTTTTCCGCCTCCGGCGGTGCCCGCATGCATGAGGGCATCCTCAGCCTCATGCAGATGGCGAAGACCAGTGGTGCCCTCGCACGCCATGCAGAGGCGCGGCTGCCCTTCATCTCCGTCCTCACGCATCCCACGACGGGCGGCGTCACGGCCAGCTACGCCACGCTGGGGGATCTCATCATCGCAGAGCCAAAGTGCATGATCGGCTTCGCTGGCCCACGCGTGGTCAAAGAAACGACGCATGCAGATCTGCCCCTGGCTTCCAGACGGGCCGAGTTCATGCTCCAGCATGGGCTGGTGGACATGATCGTCGATCGGAAGGACATGCGCAGCACTTTGGCCAGGTCCTGCGCTACATGA
- a CDS encoding type II toxin-antitoxin system RelE/ParE family toxin yields MKLTYHIAVQREVDDACAWYDERKDRLGDEYFQEVERVLAQITDNPQAFPQASRGRRKAHLKRFPYTIFYRIHPDRVRVLSIRHDKRHPNYGAGRK; encoded by the coding sequence GTGAAGCTGACTTATCACATCGCCGTTCAACGCGAAGTGGATGATGCTTGTGCTTGGTATGATGAGCGCAAGGACCGCTTGGGTGATGAATACTTTCAGGAGGTCGAACGTGTCCTGGCGCAGATCACAGACAATCCACAAGCCTTCCCGCAGGCATCACGGGGACGACGCAAGGCTCATCTGAAGCGCTTTCCATACACGATCTTCTACCGCATCCATCCCGACCGTGTCCGTGTTTTGTCCATCCGACATGACAAACGGCATCCGAACTATGGTGCGGGGAGGAAGTGA
- a CDS encoding DUF4375 domain-containing protein, translated as MPSTAAATGGVCMACKQGIRQNLERSKKYYEEQRKPNPERDYWSALIHRIYKTPEGYEGLSEVERVYYLTCVVNGEVHNGGLHQFYSNSSGDRYAETLSALEELDAWHSRRILARSCELLFPGMTEPPQDRDERFDVLPWWPKEPSDPPATWAAELDQLDKEFWDDPDGLSERLTAWGVSKGLFIPKPTD; from the coding sequence TTGCCTTCCACGGCCGCTGCGACAGGTGGTGTATGTATGGCGTGCAAACAGGGTATCCGACAGAATCTTGAGCGTTCGAAGAAATACTATGAAGAGCAGCGTAAACCAAACCCCGAAAGAGATTACTGGTCGGCGCTAATCCATCGAATCTACAAGACACCCGAAGGCTACGAAGGTCTTTCCGAAGTTGAGCGAGTTTATTACCTCACATGCGTGGTGAACGGAGAAGTTCACAATGGTGGCCTGCATCAGTTTTACTCCAATAGCTCCGGTGATCGGTATGCCGAGACGCTTTCCGCTCTCGAAGAGCTGGACGCTTGGCACAGTCGCCGCATTCTCGCGAGGTCGTGTGAGCTTTTGTTTCCAGGAATGACTGAACCTCCCCAAGATCGAGACGAGAGATTCGATGTCCTGCCTTGGTGGCCGAAAGAACCCTCCGATCCGCCCGCAACGTGGGCCGCGGAACTTGATCAACTCGACAAAGAGTTTTGGGATGATCCAGACGGGCTTTCCGAACGACTGACTGCGTGGGGTGTTTCAAAGGGCCTGTTCATTCCAAAACCCACAGATTAA